In the Sus scrofa isolate TJ Tabasco breed Duroc chromosome 6, Sscrofa11.1, whole genome shotgun sequence genome, one interval contains:
- the TMEM190 gene encoding transmembrane protein 190, which yields MVGSGIPALGLFLLMQGSVDGNGIQGFFYPWSCEGDVWDRESCGGQAAIENPNLCLRLRCCYRDGVCYHQRPDENMRRKHMWALGWTCGGLLFLISSICLFWWAKRRDMLRLPRFLKGKCDLSRTVSLLSKDRGTSSDKKTPSVGSMLGSLAVEGTLDASGGTEGEGTEGGEETEGGEEED from the exons ATGGTGGGCTCTGGGATCCCAGCTTTGGGCCTTTTCCTGCTGATGCAGGGCTCAGTAG ATGGGAATGGAATCCAGGGATTCTTCTATCCATGGA GCTGTGAGGGAGACGTGTGGGACAGAGAGAGCTGTGGGGGCCAGGCTGCAATTGAGAACCCCAATCTCTGTCTGCGACTACGATGCTGCTACCGTGATGGGGTCTGCTACCACCAGCGGCCTGATG AAAACATGCGGAGGAAGCACATGTGGGCACTGGGCTGGACATGCGGAGGCCTTCTCTTCCTGATCTCCAGCATCTGCTTGTTCTG GTGGGCCAAGCGACGAGATATGCTGCGGCTGCCACGGTTCCTGAAGGGCAAGTGTGACCTGTCCAGGACGGTCTCTCTGCTGTCCAAAGACCGGGGGACTTCGAGCGACAAGAAGACGCCATCCGTCGGCAGCATGCTTGGCTCCCTGGCCGTGGAGGGGACCCTGGACGCCTCGGGGGGCACcgaaggggaggggacagaagggGGCGAAGAAACggaagggggggaggaggaagattAG
- the TMEM238 gene encoding transmembrane protein 238 — MAAAPAVGASQGAPPGAPFPPAGAPVPSSGLGRCRMALLLAVALDVAGMAALLTGVFAQLQVRGRDFGDLLIYSGALLVFLSLLGWILWYTGNIEISRQELERDYGLRPSALARLARKLSRRWSAPASSAAGRRAAPGSRGARRAARTPPPPAAGSRRVRLQLATLEAGPGAAGAGTE; from the coding sequence ATGGCGGCGGCGCCGGCGGTAGGCGCCTCGCAGGGGGCCCCGCCGGGCGCACCGTTCCCGCCGGCGGGCGCGCCGGTGCCCTCGTCCGGCCTGGGCCGCTGCCGGATGGCGCTGCTCCTCGCCGTGGCGCTGGACGTGGCGGGCATGGCGGCGCTGCTGACCGGCGTGTTCGCGCAGCTGCAGGTGCGCGGCCGGGACTTCGGCGACCTGCTCATCTACTCGGGCGCGCTGCTCGTCTTCCTGAGCCTGCTCGGCTGGATCCTCTGGTACACCGGCAACATCGAGATCTCGCGCCAGGAGCTCGAGCGCGACTACGGCCTGCGGCCCTCGGCGCTCGCCCGCCTCGCGCGAAAGCTCTCCCGCCGCTGGTCGGCGCCAGCTTCCTCCGCGGCGGGCCGGCGCGCCGCGCCCGGCTCCCGGGGAGCGCGCCGCGCCGCCCGCACGCCCCCGCCGCCGGCCGCCGGCTCCCGCCGCGTGCGCCTGCAGCTCGCCACGCTCGAGGCCGGGCCTGGGGCAGCGGGTGCGGGCACCGAGTGA
- the RPL28 gene encoding 60S ribosomal protein L28 isoform X2, producing MRVGIKSVAPPPACLFPSPAAARRGAAVMSAHLQWMVVRNCSSFLIKRNKQTYSTEPNNLKARNSFRYNGLIHHKTVGVEPAADGKGVVVVMKRRSGQRKPATSYVRTTINKNARATLSSIRHMIRKNKYRPDLRMAAIRRASAILRSQKPVMVKRKRTRPTKSA from the exons ATGCGTGTGGGTATTAAAAGCGTCGCTCCGCCCCCGGCGTGTCTCTTTCCGTCTCCGGCCGCCGCACGGAGAGGAG CTGCCGTTATGTCCGCGCACCTGCAATGGATGGTGGTGCGGAACTGCTCCAGCTTCCTCATCAAGAGGAACAAGCAGACGTACAGCACC GAACCCAATAACCTGAAGGCCCGCAACTCCTTCCGCTACAACGGGCTGATTCACCACAAGACCGTGGGCGTGGAGCCGGCGGCGGACGGCAAAGGGGTCGTGGTGGTGATGAAGCGGAGATCCG GCCAGCGAAAGCCGGCCACTTCCTACGTGCGGACCACCATCAACAAGAACGCCCGAGCCACTCTCAGCAGCATCCGGCACATGATCCGAAAGAACAAGTACCGCCCGGATTTGCGCATG GCCGCCATCCGCAGAGCCAGCGCCATCCTGCGCAGCCAGAAGCCAGTGATGGTGAAGAGGAAGCGGACCCGCCCCACCAAGAGCGCCTGA
- the RPL28 gene encoding 60S ribosomal protein L28 isoform X1, translating to MSAHLQWMVVRNCSSFLIKRNKQTYSTEPNNLKARNSFRYNGLIHHKTVGVEPAADGKGVVVVMKRRSGQRKPATSYVRTTINKNARATLSSIRHMIRKNKYRPDLRMAAIRRASAILRSQKPVMVKRKRTRPTKSA from the exons ATGTCCGCGCACCTGCAATGGATGGTGGTGCGGAACTGCTCCAGCTTCCTCATCAAGAGGAACAAGCAGACGTACAGCACC GAACCCAATAACCTGAAGGCCCGCAACTCCTTCCGCTACAACGGGCTGATTCACCACAAGACCGTGGGCGTGGAGCCGGCGGCGGACGGCAAAGGGGTCGTGGTGGTGATGAAGCGGAGATCCG GCCAGCGAAAGCCGGCCACTTCCTACGTGCGGACCACCATCAACAAGAACGCCCGAGCCACTCTCAGCAGCATCCGGCACATGATCCGAAAGAACAAGTACCGCCCGGATTTGCGCATG GCCGCCATCCGCAGAGCCAGCGCCATCCTGCGCAGCCAGAAGCCAGTGATGGTGAAGAGGAAGCGGACCCGCCCCACCAAGAGCGCCTGA